Genomic DNA from Pseudomonas helmanticensis:
CCTTTTTTCCCGTCGAGCCGAACAAGGACGCTGGCACCAGCCGCGACTCGATCGGCCTCGGGCAAAGCGTCGGCCCGGGCCTCGACACCCGCCACGGCACGATCCTGACACTGGAAGACATCAGCGTCAGCTTCGATGGCTTTCGTGCGCTGAACAATCTGAACCTGTACATCGGCGTCGGTGAATTGCGCTGCATCATCGGCCCCAACGGCGCGGGCAAAACCACGCTGATGGACGTGATCACCGGCAAGACCCGACCGAGCCACGGCAAGGCGTGGTTCGGCGAAACGCTGGACCTGACGCAGATGAGCGAAGTGCAGATCGCCCAAGCCGGCATCGGTCGCAAGTTCCAGAAGCCGACGGTGTTCGAAGCGCTGAGCGTGTTTGAAAACCTGGAGCTGGCGCAGAAGACCGACAAGTCGGTGTGGGCCAGTTTGCGTGCGCGCCTGAGTAGTGAGCAGAAGGACCGGATCAGCGAAGTGCTGGAGACGATCCGTTTGACCACCTCGGTTAATCGCCCGGCGGGGTTGTTGTCCCACGGGCAGAAGCAGTTTCTCGAGATCGGCATGTTGTTGATGCAAGACCCGCAATTGCTCCTGCTCGATGAGCCGGTGGCGGGAATGACCGATGCCGAAACCGAGTTCACTGCTGAACTGTTCAAGAGCCTGGCGGGCAAGCATTCGCTGATGGTGGTGGAGCATGACATGGGCTTTGTCGGCTCGATTGCCGACCATGTGACCGTGTTGCACCAGGGCAGCGTTTTGGCCGAAGGCTCACTGGAGCAAGTGCAGGAAAACGAGCGCGTGATCGAGGTCTACCTCGGCCGCTGAAGACTCAGATCGCTCCCACGCTCCGCGTGGGAATGCATCCCGTGACGCTCCGCGTCACACAAAAGCGGACGCAGAGCGTCCATGGCGGCATTCCCACGCAGAGCGTGGGAACGATCACCGAGGAGAATTTGGACATGCTGCAAGTCGACAAGCTGCACCAGTACTACGGCGGTAGCCACATCCTGCGTGGCCTGTCTTTCGACGTTAAGGTCGGCGAGGTCACCTGCCTGCTCGGCCGTAACGGCGTCGGCAAAACCACCCTGCTCAAATGCCTGATGGGCTTGCTGCCGGCCAAAGAAGGCGCGGTGAATTGGGAGGGCAAACCGATCACCACGTTCAAGCCGCACCAGCGTGTTCACGCCGGGATCGCTTATGTGCCGCAGGGCCGCGAGATCTTCGGACGCCTGACGGTGGAAGAGAATCTGCTGATGGGTTTGTCGCGTTTCCCCGGCAGTGAAGCCAAAGAAGTACCAAGTTTCATC
This window encodes:
- the urtD gene encoding urea ABC transporter ATP-binding protein UrtD; protein product: MRVTASAEFMLEPAFFPVEPNKDAGTSRDSIGLGQSVGPGLDTRHGTILTLEDISVSFDGFRALNNLNLYIGVGELRCIIGPNGAGKTTLMDVITGKTRPSHGKAWFGETLDLTQMSEVQIAQAGIGRKFQKPTVFEALSVFENLELAQKTDKSVWASLRARLSSEQKDRISEVLETIRLTTSVNRPAGLLSHGQKQFLEIGMLLMQDPQLLLLDEPVAGMTDAETEFTAELFKSLAGKHSLMVVEHDMGFVGSIADHVTVLHQGSVLAEGSLEQVQENERVIEVYLGR
- the urtE gene encoding urea ABC transporter ATP-binding subunit UrtE, with translation MLQVDKLHQYYGGSHILRGLSFDVKVGEVTCLLGRNGVGKTTLLKCLMGLLPAKEGAVNWEGKPITTFKPHQRVHAGIAYVPQGREIFGRLTVEENLLMGLSRFPGSEAKEVPSFIYELFPVLLQMKQRRGGDLSGGQQQQLAIGRALASRPRLLILDEPTEGIQPSVIKEIGAVIKKLAARGDMAILLVEQFYDFAAELADQYLVMSRGEIVQQGRGENMEAEGVRGLVTI